One Helianthus annuus cultivar XRQ/B chromosome 7, HanXRQr2.0-SUNRISE, whole genome shotgun sequence genomic region harbors:
- the LOC110868603 gene encoding uncharacterized zinc finger CCHC domain-containing protein At4g19190, producing MDDEDRGPRLSKRLGGDGEVDYKTKSGSAWSHSYLNQKPWHPLSYPNQRRKWIAEQTHAQRERRAEEVAREYAQEQEFFRQAALVSKKDQEKMEMMKAVSFMYVRPPGYNAESAKAAEIAEEKKPSQEAGTSDMLQNPIPPNERTKKPRPKDVFGRNLPTEEQFEALKNAPKLETGVAGRAKPFGIEIRNVKCVRCGAFGHQSGDRECPLKDAIMPNEESRLKRDDPLTAIIAQTEPLKWELKQKPGMSPPRGGFRPDDPNQQIVAEDIFDEYGGFLGEEVIPNLLANFSTKKEKKSSSKRKHKGESPPMIKDHQDSLSSDDAVKRSKTSKSQRKKKKKRIQTASSSSVDSEDDRRKRSRSGRRKRRGVPESLDSDQQQRYESCRRHHHSSDSDQQRRYESRRRRHHHNSDSDQEQRYESRRRHHHRRHSNSSD from the exons ATGGATGATGAAGATAGAGGGCCTAGGTTAAGCAAGAGATTgggtggagatggagaagtggATTACAAAACCAAATCTGGAAGCGCTTGGTCTCACTCCTACCTTAATCAAAAGCCATGGCATCCTCTCTCCTACCCTAATCAACGCCGCAAGTGGATTGCTGAGCAGACTCACGCCCAACGAGAACGTCGTGCCGAAGAAGTCGCACGAGAG TATGCTCAGGAACAAGAGTTTTTCCGACAGGCTGCTCTTGTCTCCAAGAAAGACCAGGAAAAG ATGGAGATGATGAAAGCCGTTAGTTTCATGTATGTCCGCCCCCCTGGTTATAATGCTGAAAGTGCCAAAGCTGCAGAGATTGCTGAGGAGAAGAAACCCTCACAAGAGGCTGGAACATCTGATAT GTTGCAAAACCCTATTCCCCCAAATGAGCGAACGAAGAAGCCAAGGCCTAAAGATGTTTTTGGTCGTAACCTACCAACAGAAGAACAGTTTGAAGCTCTTAAAAATGCCCCAAA GTTAGAGACTGGTGTTGCCGGAAGGGCAAAGCCATTTGGAATTGAAATAAGGAATGTAAAATGTGTGAGATGCGGGGCGTTTGGCCACCAAAGTGGTGATAGAGAATGTCCATTGAAGGATGCAATAATGCCTAACGAAGAGAGTCGTTTGAAAAGAGATGACCCCTTAACGGCTATTATAGCTCAGACAGAG CCTCTTAAGTGGGagttgaaacagaagcctggaatGAGCCCACCCCGTGGCGGGTTCAGACCAGATGATCCAAACCAGCAGATTGTTGCAGAGGACATATTTGATGAATATGGAG GGTTTCTTGGTGAGGAAGTCATCCCGAATCTGTTAGCTAACTTCTCTACTAAAAAGGAAAAGAAGTCCAGTAGTAAAAGAAAACACAAAGGAGAATCGCCACCGATGATTAAGGATCATCAAGACAGTTTGTCCTCAGATGATGCAGTAAAGAGGTCAAAGACGAGTAAAAGTCAAcgtaagaagaaaaagaaacgaATTCAGACTGCCTCAAGTTCATCAGTTGATTCAGAAGATGATAGGCGTAAGAGGAGCAGAAGCGGCAGACGTAAGCGTCGTGGTGTACCTGAGAGTTTAGACTCTGATCAGCAACAAAGATACGAATCTtgtcgccgccaccaccacagtTCAGACTCTGATCAACAACGAAGATATGAATCTCGTCGCCGACGCCACCACCACAATTCAGACTCTGATCAGGAACAAAGATATGAATCTCGCCggcgccaccaccaccgccgacATTCAAATTCTTCAGACTGA